One genomic segment of Drosophila melanogaster chromosome 3R includes these proteins:
- the EMC1 gene encoding ER membrane protein complex subunit 1, isoform B, with translation MQEKWLLPALSLALLLGTCSALYEDQIKKFDWRGVNVGALKQSRVDLNHFQPRILVTTYEGVVASLCVKTGELVWRQVLEQKPRGDVKLLQVSGFADDSSDTAAAPMGSNMGFDMLTVQGHAPALVRGWNTNMGALEWEWSIMPMNTERAQDAMWIYSKSVLYHVLPAWRSHLEVTAYFASSGHSTGSTSKVIAPWITSESCTLSGTFYVCTDGKQLISLDLVSKSGQVIRTSLEAEPKGKTQALTGLNGVVIVDGKPISVNKDQSICGDLRSSSFAVGSFNYRKVLAYADLSSGILRINALYLDNCAPAAELEQSLPFPEHFGTPSLSNFDCKQKRNGEGKNCLFLFSSTSESIVAVQHGRVRWSREESLANVIDSQFVDLPLADTEGTLENEMKGKAGDFTSFERDIASAFLRRITTQAVQIRSLFLHVIGLGPPPTDTQRAGLVRDSFGLHKMLVLLTRAGKIFGIDNVSGKHHWQLHLPNVIGFANDEQMRLIVQRSAKHFPLQPLCTILGKNAVSGNGVLYRFNPITGKVAEGGLVQLDYRIKQLSLLGETEKDFLKGILLLDASNKVHVYPEHAAPLADGMYLYTADLKTAELAGYFVKYAGGQLSSTHIWNARLGGHNSEQQIIGVAGKNPIEHVHSQGRVLGDRSVLYKYINPNLVAFVTQAPDSTHKSVLNLYLVDVVSGSVVFTMTHRKVRAPLSIVHSENWLAYSYFNEKLRRTEITTIELYEGKSQANSSVWSSLQAPPMPLVERQSYILPTIVEALRETITERGITNKHVLIGTASGSIVEMPWHLLDPRRPIASTTQGREEGAIPYIPELPLPTESHINYNQTVARLRNIYTAPSGLESTCLVVATGLDLFVTRVAPSKTFDLLKEDFDYILISIVLVALTSGSLIVKHLASRKLLKQAWK, from the exons ATGCAGGAGAAGTGGTTACTGCCCGCACTTTCGCTGGCGCTCCTATTGGGCACCTGCTCGGCGCTCTACGAAGACCAGATCAAAAAGTTCGACTG GCGAGGCGTCAATGTGGGAGCACTGAAGCAGTCTCGCGTCGACCTCAACCATTTTCAGCCGCGGATTCTGGTCACCACCTATGAGGGAGTGGTGGCCAGTCTGTGCGTAAAGACCGGCGAATTGGTGTGGCGGCAGGTGCTCGAGCAGAAGCCGCGCGGCGACGTCAAGCTGCTCCAGGTGAGCGGATTCGCCGATGACAGCAGCGACACGGCCGCCGCTCCGATGGGCAGCAACATGGGCTTCGACATGCTCACCGTTCAGGGACACGCTCCTGCTTTGGTGCGCGGCTGGAACACCAATATGGGTGCCCTTGAGTGGGAGTGGTCCATCATGCCCATGAACACGGAGCGGGCCCAGGACGCCATGTGGATCTACAGCAAATCCGTGCTATATCACGTGCTGCCTGCCTGGCGGAGCCACCTCGAGGTGACGGCGTATTTCGCCAGCTCGGGCCACAGCACTGGCAGCACCAGCAAGGTAATAGCTCCTTGGATCACCTCAGAGAGCTGCACCCTTAGCGGCACCTTCTACGTTTGTACGGACGGAAAGCAGTTGATTAGTTTGGATCTCGTTTCCAAAAGCGGTCAAGTAATCCGTACTTCGCTCGAGGCGGAGCCGAAGGGAAAAACTCAGGCCTTGACG GGTCTGAATGGTGTTGTGATTGTGGATGGGAAGCCAATTAGTGTCAACAAGGACCAATCGATCTGCGGTGATCTGCGAAGCTCCAGCTTCGCCGTGGGCAGCTTTAACTATCGCAAAGTCTTGGCCTATGCAGATCTGTCCTCTGGA ATCCTCAGGATCAATGCTCTGTATTTGGATAACTGTGCACCGGCAGCGGAGTTGGAGCAGAGTCTGCCATTCCCCGAGCATTTTGGCACTCCGTCGCTGAGCAACTTCGACTGTAAGCAGAAGCGCAATGGCGAGGGCAAGAACTGTCTGTTTTTGTTTAGCAGCACCTCGGAGTCCATCGTGGCAGTGCAGCATGGACGCGTTCGTTGGTCGCGCGAGGAGTCGCTGGCAAATGTGATCGACTCGCAGTTTGTGGATCTACCGCTTGCCGATACTGAGGGCACATTGGAGAACGAGATGAAGGGCAAGGCCG GGGATTTCACAAGTTTTGAGA GAGACATTGCCAGTGCCTTTTTGCGTCGCATCACCACTCAAGCTGTTCAGATTCGGAGCTTGTTCCTTCATGTTATCGGACTGGGTCCTCCACCTACAGACACCCAGCGAGCCGGCTTGGTCAGAGACTCCTTTGGCCTCCACAAGATGCTGGTTTTACTGACGCGTGCTGGAAAGATTTTTGGCATTGACAATGTCTCTGGGAAACATCACTGGCAGCTGCATCTTCCCAATGTTATTGGATTCGCTAACGACGAACAGATGCGTCTGATTGTCCAGCGCTCGGCCAAACACTTTCCACTTCAGCCGTTGTGCACTATTTTGGGCAAGAATGCT GTCAGCGGCAATGGTGTGCTCTATCGTTTTAATCCTATTACCGGCAAAGTAGCCGAAGGTGGCCTTGTTCAGCTGGACTACAGAATTAAGCAGCTTTCGTTGCTGGGAGAAACGGAAAAGGACTTTCTGAAGGGCATTCTGTTACTGGATGCTTCGAATAAGGTACATGTTTATCCCGAACATGCGGCCCCACTG GCTGATGGCATGTATCTGTACACCGCCGATTTGAAAACTGCAGAGCTGGCCGGCTACTTTGTTAAATATGCGGGCGGG CAACTGTCCAGCACGCACATCTGGAATGCTCGCCTGGGCGGCCACAATTCCGAGCAGCAGATTATCGGCGTTGCCGGCAAGAATCCCATCGAGCATGTCCACTCCCAGGGACGTGTGCTGGGCGATCGATCGGTGCTGTACAAGTACATCAACCCTAATCTAGTGGCTTTCGTCACACAGGCACCGGATTCCACACACAAAT CCGTGCTAAATTTGTATCTGGTTGATGTGGTCTCCGGCTCTGTGGTTTTCACCATGACGCATCGTAAGGTCCGTGCACCACTGAGCATTGTCCACTCCGAAAACTGGCTTGCCTACTCCTACTTCAACGAGAAATTGCGTCGCACAGAGATTA CCACAATCGAACTGTACGAGGGCAAGAGTCAGGCAAACAGCAGTGTTTGGAGTTCCTTGCAAGCTCCGCCAATGCCCCTCGTGGAGCGCCAGTCTTATATACTGCCCACAATAGTTGAGGCTCTGCGGGAAACTATCACGGAGCGCGGAATCACCAACAAGCATGTGCTTA TCGGCACTGCCAGTGGTTCCATTGTGGAAATGCCGTGGCATTTGCTGGATCCCCGACGTCCTATCGCATCCACGACTCAGGGACGTGAAGAAGGAGCCATCCCCTACATACCCGAGCTGCCTTTGCCAACAGAGAGCCACATAAATTACAACCAGACGGTTGCCCGTCTGCGTAATATTTACACCGCGCCCAGTGGCTTGGAGAGTACCTGTCTAGTCGTTGCTACGGGCTTAG ATTTGTTCGTTACGCGCGTGGCGCCATCAAAGACGTTCGACTTGCTGAAGGAGGACTTTGATTATATTCTCATTTCCATAGTGCTAGTCGCGCTCACATCAGGCTCGTTGATTGTTAAGCATTTAGCGTCGCGTAAATTGCTCAAGCAGGCGTGGAAATAG
- the EMC1 gene encoding ER membrane protein complex subunit 1, isoform C, whose translation MQEKWLLPALSLALLLGTCSALYEDQIKKFDWRGVNVGALKQSRVDLNHFQPRILVTTYEGVVASLCVKTGELVWRQVLEQKPRGDVKLLQVSGFADDSSDTAAAPMGSNMGFDMLTVQGHAPALVRGWNTNMGALEWEWSIMPMNTERAQDAMWIYSKSVLYHVLPAWRSHLEVTAYFASSGHSTGSTSKVIAPWITSESCTLSGTFYVCTDGKQLISLDLVSKSGQVIRTSLEAEPKGKTQALTGLNGVVIVDGKPISVNKDQSICGDLRSSSFAVGSFNYRKVLAYADLSSGILRINALYLDNCAPAAELEQSLPFPEHFGTPSLSNFDCKQKRNGEGKNCLFLFSSTSESIVAVQHGRVRWSREESLANVIDSQFVDLPLADTEGTLENEMKGKAGDIASAFLRRITTQAVQIRSLFLHVIGLGPPPTDTQRAGLVRDSFGLHKMLVLLTRAGKIFGIDNVSGKHHWQLHLPNVIGFANDEQMRLIVQRSAKHFPLQPLCTILGKNAVSGNGVLYRFNPITGKVAEGGLVQLDYRIKQLSLLGETEKDFLKGILLLDASNKVHVYPEHAAPLADGMYLYTADLKTAELAGYFVKYAGGQLSSTHIWNARLGGHNSEQQIIGVAGKNPIEHVHSQGRVLGDRSVLYKYINPNLVAFVTQAPDSTHKSVLNLYLVDVVSGSVVFTMTHRKVRAPLSIVHSENWLAYSYFNEKLRRTEITTIELYEGKSQANSSVWSSLQAPPMPLVERQSYILPTIVEALRETITERGITNKHVLIGTASGSIVEMPWHLLDPRRPIASTTQGREEGAIPYIPELPLPTESHINYNQTVARLRNIYTAPSGLESTCLVVATGLDLFVTRVAPSKTFDLLKEDFDYILISIVLVALTSGSLIVKHLASRKLLKQAWK comes from the exons ATGCAGGAGAAGTGGTTACTGCCCGCACTTTCGCTGGCGCTCCTATTGGGCACCTGCTCGGCGCTCTACGAAGACCAGATCAAAAAGTTCGACTG GCGAGGCGTCAATGTGGGAGCACTGAAGCAGTCTCGCGTCGACCTCAACCATTTTCAGCCGCGGATTCTGGTCACCACCTATGAGGGAGTGGTGGCCAGTCTGTGCGTAAAGACCGGCGAATTGGTGTGGCGGCAGGTGCTCGAGCAGAAGCCGCGCGGCGACGTCAAGCTGCTCCAGGTGAGCGGATTCGCCGATGACAGCAGCGACACGGCCGCCGCTCCGATGGGCAGCAACATGGGCTTCGACATGCTCACCGTTCAGGGACACGCTCCTGCTTTGGTGCGCGGCTGGAACACCAATATGGGTGCCCTTGAGTGGGAGTGGTCCATCATGCCCATGAACACGGAGCGGGCCCAGGACGCCATGTGGATCTACAGCAAATCCGTGCTATATCACGTGCTGCCTGCCTGGCGGAGCCACCTCGAGGTGACGGCGTATTTCGCCAGCTCGGGCCACAGCACTGGCAGCACCAGCAAGGTAATAGCTCCTTGGATCACCTCAGAGAGCTGCACCCTTAGCGGCACCTTCTACGTTTGTACGGACGGAAAGCAGTTGATTAGTTTGGATCTCGTTTCCAAAAGCGGTCAAGTAATCCGTACTTCGCTCGAGGCGGAGCCGAAGGGAAAAACTCAGGCCTTGACG GGTCTGAATGGTGTTGTGATTGTGGATGGGAAGCCAATTAGTGTCAACAAGGACCAATCGATCTGCGGTGATCTGCGAAGCTCCAGCTTCGCCGTGGGCAGCTTTAACTATCGCAAAGTCTTGGCCTATGCAGATCTGTCCTCTGGA ATCCTCAGGATCAATGCTCTGTATTTGGATAACTGTGCACCGGCAGCGGAGTTGGAGCAGAGTCTGCCATTCCCCGAGCATTTTGGCACTCCGTCGCTGAGCAACTTCGACTGTAAGCAGAAGCGCAATGGCGAGGGCAAGAACTGTCTGTTTTTGTTTAGCAGCACCTCGGAGTCCATCGTGGCAGTGCAGCATGGACGCGTTCGTTGGTCGCGCGAGGAGTCGCTGGCAAATGTGATCGACTCGCAGTTTGTGGATCTACCGCTTGCCGATACTGAGGGCACATTGGAGAACGAGATGAAGGGCAAGGCCG GAGACATTGCCAGTGCCTTTTTGCGTCGCATCACCACTCAAGCTGTTCAGATTCGGAGCTTGTTCCTTCATGTTATCGGACTGGGTCCTCCACCTACAGACACCCAGCGAGCCGGCTTGGTCAGAGACTCCTTTGGCCTCCACAAGATGCTGGTTTTACTGACGCGTGCTGGAAAGATTTTTGGCATTGACAATGTCTCTGGGAAACATCACTGGCAGCTGCATCTTCCCAATGTTATTGGATTCGCTAACGACGAACAGATGCGTCTGATTGTCCAGCGCTCGGCCAAACACTTTCCACTTCAGCCGTTGTGCACTATTTTGGGCAAGAATGCT GTCAGCGGCAATGGTGTGCTCTATCGTTTTAATCCTATTACCGGCAAAGTAGCCGAAGGTGGCCTTGTTCAGCTGGACTACAGAATTAAGCAGCTTTCGTTGCTGGGAGAAACGGAAAAGGACTTTCTGAAGGGCATTCTGTTACTGGATGCTTCGAATAAGGTACATGTTTATCCCGAACATGCGGCCCCACTG GCTGATGGCATGTATCTGTACACCGCCGATTTGAAAACTGCAGAGCTGGCCGGCTACTTTGTTAAATATGCGGGCGGG CAACTGTCCAGCACGCACATCTGGAATGCTCGCCTGGGCGGCCACAATTCCGAGCAGCAGATTATCGGCGTTGCCGGCAAGAATCCCATCGAGCATGTCCACTCCCAGGGACGTGTGCTGGGCGATCGATCGGTGCTGTACAAGTACATCAACCCTAATCTAGTGGCTTTCGTCACACAGGCACCGGATTCCACACACAAAT CCGTGCTAAATTTGTATCTGGTTGATGTGGTCTCCGGCTCTGTGGTTTTCACCATGACGCATCGTAAGGTCCGTGCACCACTGAGCATTGTCCACTCCGAAAACTGGCTTGCCTACTCCTACTTCAACGAGAAATTGCGTCGCACAGAGATTA CCACAATCGAACTGTACGAGGGCAAGAGTCAGGCAAACAGCAGTGTTTGGAGTTCCTTGCAAGCTCCGCCAATGCCCCTCGTGGAGCGCCAGTCTTATATACTGCCCACAATAGTTGAGGCTCTGCGGGAAACTATCACGGAGCGCGGAATCACCAACAAGCATGTGCTTA TCGGCACTGCCAGTGGTTCCATTGTGGAAATGCCGTGGCATTTGCTGGATCCCCGACGTCCTATCGCATCCACGACTCAGGGACGTGAAGAAGGAGCCATCCCCTACATACCCGAGCTGCCTTTGCCAACAGAGAGCCACATAAATTACAACCAGACGGTTGCCCGTCTGCGTAATATTTACACCGCGCCCAGTGGCTTGGAGAGTACCTGTCTAGTCGTTGCTACGGGCTTAG ATTTGTTCGTTACGCGCGTGGCGCCATCAAAGACGTTCGACTTGCTGAAGGAGGACTTTGATTATATTCTCATTTCCATAGTGCTAGTCGCGCTCACATCAGGCTCGTTGATTGTTAAGCATTTAGCGTCGCGTAAATTGCTCAAGCAGGCGTGGAAATAG
- the Taf7 gene encoding TBP-associated factor 7, isoform A, whose protein sequence is MPSLAVPHLTPISNEHLVSSKEVVFFWKNRIEMFEKKSDKVKQAEHKARDDGVELESQFIMRVPKELADTVHEAINAGTIKDRLTIQLDPDLRYGEVRIDDQILYTKLVDLPTVVESYKTIDNKSFYKSADICQILICKEEREDETEKESPNKNKKKDPNKVDKKYLFPHGITPPCKNVRKRRFRKTLKKKNVEAPEIEKEVKHLLRIDNEAVRVDYEIINEEDKPMDELEQSDIKPYNDADDDLQDESTMHASEKTIMEMSSQRHLQVESDDDEASNFPSHRAPNMGVAVHDIFGEEVSSTDDEDEPDRGNNTMQRRVMEESSRLSADDSRMSDFFGASGSNTGAGVVKMEQNVFSKSMFGHEASSPKLSAAGSSSNLAAPSGFYDSQMLAKREEFENMEFIDEPQPQYTQQQVQQKINQLTRQIRELKAQQVQKSTEIASIQNATLKQRMQETLDNLYTQVIERELELKDFENMLES, encoded by the exons ATGCCATCACTAGCGGTGCCCCATCTAACTCCCATCTCTAATGAGCATTTAGTGTCTTCAAAAGAAGTTGTATTTTTCTGGAAAAATCGCATTGAAATGTTTGAAAAGAAGAGCGACAAGGTTAAGCAAGCGGAGCACAAGGCCCGGGATGATGGCGTAGAGCTGGAGAGCCAGTTTATCATGCGCGTGCCGAAG GAACTGGCGGACACGGTCCATGAGGCAATAAATGCTGGCACCATTAAGGACCGGCTGACCATCCAACTGGATCCGGATCTGAGGTACGGTGAAGTGCGAATAGATGATCAGATACTGTACACGAAACTCGTGGATTTGCCCACCGTCGTCGAGAGCTACAAGACCATTGACAACAAGAGCTTCTACAAGTCGGCAGACATCTGCCAAATACTCATTTGCAAGGAGGAGCGGGAGGACGAGACGGAAAAGGAGTCGCCCaacaagaacaaaaagaaGGACCCCAACAAGGTGGACAAAAAATACCTCTTTCCGCACGGCATCACACCGCCGTGCAAGAATGTGAGAAAACGACGATTCCGCAAAACTCTGAAGAAAAAGAATGTCGAAGCTCCCGAGATTGAGAAGGAAGTGAAACATCTGCTGCGCATTGACAACGAGGCTGTCAGAGTTGACTATGAAATCATAAACGAAGAGGACAAGCCAATGGATGAACTGGAGCAATCGGACATCAAACCCTACAACGATGCGGATGACGATTTGCAGGACGAAAGCACCATGCATGCCAGCGAAAAGACGATCATGGAAATGAGCTCCCAGCGGCACCTCCAAGTGGAGTCCGATGATGACGAAGCCAGCAACTTTCCCTCACACCGGGCGCCGAACATGGGAGTTGCTGTCCACGACATCTTCGGCGAGGAAGTGTCCAGCACGGATGACGAGGATGAGCCCGATCGGGGCAATAACACCATGCAGCGGCGGGTGATGGAGGAATCCTCACGACTCTCGGCTGATGATTCACGAATGTCGGACTTCTTTGGCGCTAGTGGCAGTAATACTGGAGCGGGCGTAGTGAAAATGGAGCAGAACGTGTTCAGCAAGTCTATGTTTGGGCATGAAGCCAGCAGTCCTAAGCTCAGCGCCGCCGGATCAAGCTCCAACCTTGCTGCTCCCAGTGGCTTCTACGATAGCCAAATGCTAGCCAAGCGCGAGGAGTTCGAGAACATGGAATTCATAGACGAACCGCAGCCGCAGTACACGCAGCAACAGGTCCAGCAGAAGATCAATCAACTGACGCGCCAGATTCGTGAACTGAAAGCGCAGCAGGTGCAAAAGTCAACGGAAATTGCTTCCATTCAGAATGCCACACTCAAACAACGAATGCAGGAAACGCTTGATAATCTCTACACACAGGTTATTGAAAGGGAATTGGAGCTGAAGGACTTCGAGAATATGCTGGAGTCTTAA
- the Taf7 gene encoding TBP-associated factor 7, isoform B: MFEKKSDKVKQAEHKARDDGVELESQFIMRVPKELADTVHEAINAGTIKDRLTIQLDPDLRYGEVRIDDQILYTKLVDLPTVVESYKTIDNKSFYKSADICQILICKEEREDETEKESPNKNKKKDPNKVDKKYLFPHGITPPCKNVRKRRFRKTLKKKNVEAPEIEKEVKHLLRIDNEAVRVDYEIINEEDKPMDELEQSDIKPYNDADDDLQDESTMHASEKTIMEMSSQRHLQVESDDDEASNFPSHRAPNMGVAVHDIFGEEVSSTDDEDEPDRGNNTMQRRVMEESSRLSADDSRMSDFFGASGSNTGAGVVKMEQNVFSKSMFGHEASSPKLSAAGSSSNLAAPSGFYDSQMLAKREEFENMEFIDEPQPQYTQQQVQQKINQLTRQIRELKAQQVQKSTEIASIQNATLKQRMQETLDNLYTQVIERELELKDFENMLES; encoded by the exons ATGTTTGAAAAGAAGAGCGACAAGGTTAAGCAAGCGGAGCACAAGGCCCGGGATGATGGCGTAGAGCTGGAGAGCCAGTTTATCATGCGCGTGCCGAAG GAACTGGCGGACACGGTCCATGAGGCAATAAATGCTGGCACCATTAAGGACCGGCTGACCATCCAACTGGATCCGGATCTGAGGTACGGTGAAGTGCGAATAGATGATCAGATACTGTACACGAAACTCGTGGATTTGCCCACCGTCGTCGAGAGCTACAAGACCATTGACAACAAGAGCTTCTACAAGTCGGCAGACATCTGCCAAATACTCATTTGCAAGGAGGAGCGGGAGGACGAGACGGAAAAGGAGTCGCCCaacaagaacaaaaagaaGGACCCCAACAAGGTGGACAAAAAATACCTCTTTCCGCACGGCATCACACCGCCGTGCAAGAATGTGAGAAAACGACGATTCCGCAAAACTCTGAAGAAAAAGAATGTCGAAGCTCCCGAGATTGAGAAGGAAGTGAAACATCTGCTGCGCATTGACAACGAGGCTGTCAGAGTTGACTATGAAATCATAAACGAAGAGGACAAGCCAATGGATGAACTGGAGCAATCGGACATCAAACCCTACAACGATGCGGATGACGATTTGCAGGACGAAAGCACCATGCATGCCAGCGAAAAGACGATCATGGAAATGAGCTCCCAGCGGCACCTCCAAGTGGAGTCCGATGATGACGAAGCCAGCAACTTTCCCTCACACCGGGCGCCGAACATGGGAGTTGCTGTCCACGACATCTTCGGCGAGGAAGTGTCCAGCACGGATGACGAGGATGAGCCCGATCGGGGCAATAACACCATGCAGCGGCGGGTGATGGAGGAATCCTCACGACTCTCGGCTGATGATTCACGAATGTCGGACTTCTTTGGCGCTAGTGGCAGTAATACTGGAGCGGGCGTAGTGAAAATGGAGCAGAACGTGTTCAGCAAGTCTATGTTTGGGCATGAAGCCAGCAGTCCTAAGCTCAGCGCCGCCGGATCAAGCTCCAACCTTGCTGCTCCCAGTGGCTTCTACGATAGCCAAATGCTAGCCAAGCGCGAGGAGTTCGAGAACATGGAATTCATAGACGAACCGCAGCCGCAGTACACGCAGCAACAGGTCCAGCAGAAGATCAATCAACTGACGCGCCAGATTCGTGAACTGAAAGCGCAGCAGGTGCAAAAGTCAACGGAAATTGCTTCCATTCAGAATGCCACACTCAAACAACGAATGCAGGAAACGCTTGATAATCTCTACACACAGGTTATTGAAAGGGAATTGGAGCTGAAGGACTTCGAGAATATGCTGGAGTCTTAA